The sequence below is a genomic window from Candidatus Uhrbacteria bacterium CG10_big_fil_rev_8_21_14_0_10_50_16.
TTACGGAGCGATGGTTGGGAGGAACACTCACAAACTTTGTTGAAATTTCAAAGTTGATCAAGCGTTACCATATGCTCAAGCGGATGTTTGAGACGGGTGAGATGCAGAAGAAGTACAGCAAGCGTGAGCAATTGACGTTTGAGCGAGAGATTGCAGATTTGGAGATCCGCATTGGAGGGCTTAAGACGCTCGACAAGGAACCAGACGCCATTGCCGTGTTTGACGTGCGATCAGAGATGACGGCGATTAAAGAAGCAAACCGAAAGGGTATCCCTGTGGTTGCTATTTGTGACACGAACGTGAATCCATTGGTTGTGCAGCACGTGATCCCTGCAAATGACGATGCAATTAAGTCGATCGAGATGATGACAGACCTTATTGCTGCTGCCGTGTTGGAGGGAAAGAAGAACCGTATAGTTCCTCAAAAGGCCGCTCCTGTTATTGCAAAGGCGGCGATCAAATAAGGCAGTCGTGTTGCAAAATAAAATTCATTAAAGAAAACGCATGTATGGCAATTGATGCAAAAACCGTTGCAGAGTTACGCGAGCGTACGGGTGCAGGGATGATGGTTGTAAAGAAAGCACTTGAGGAAGCAAACGGAGATACCGATAAAGCGATCGAGATCCTTAAAGAAAAAGGTGCGGCCAAGGCAGCAAAACGTGCAGGTCGTTCTACGAGCGAGGGACTCATTTACAGCTACATCCACGGAAACGGAAAGTTGGGTGTGATGTTGGAACTACAGTGTGAGACGGACTTTGTGGCATTAAACGAACAATTCGCCGAATTGGCACGTCAATTGGCGATGCATATTGCGGCGTCTGATCCTCAGTATTTGGATGTCGAGTCTGTGCCCGTTGAGGTGATGGAAAAAGCGAAAGCGGATTTTGCCAAGGAAGCCGATGGAAAGCCGGCAGAAGTGGTGGCGAAGATTGTGGAAGGAAAGATTGCAAAATGGTTGGGAGAGCAGGTGCTGTTGAATCAAGAGTTTGTAATGGACGAGGAGAAGACGATTCAGCAGGTGATTACGGATGCAATCGCCAAGATTGGTGAGAACATTCGCGTGAGCCGATTTGCTCGGTTTAACATCGAGGGAGGAATGAATGCGTGCGAGGCCGCACCGTTTACGCCAGAACCAGAAGAGGAATAATTGAATATTTGACCAAGTTGATATAGCTCCCAGTCAAACGGCTGGGAGTTTTGTTTTTCAATGGATGGGTCATTGTTTCTACGTATTACGTCGATGATTTAAGACTGTGTATCAAGAGTGCCATACCTGCGACAAATCTGATATGCGTAACGTGCAGTTCTTGGGGCGGTTAGAAGCATTATGTACCCGAACATAAAAGATGAGAGTAAGAAATTTTGTATCAAAAATGTCGTAGGTACGACAAAAGTGATATGCGGACTGTGGATAAGTATTAGTAGTAACTATCAACTGCTATCTATGTCGCCAATCGTCCCATTTTGTTATACTACACACATTCGCAAACATTTTTTATGCCAAACATTGCTATTAATGGATTCGGTCGCATCGGTCGCAACACACTTAAGGTGGGCCTGGGAAAACCTGGGTTTACGGTTGTGGCGATTAACGATCTCACGAGCCCCGCGATTCTTGCGGCGCTTTTACAAAACGATACCGTGCACGGACGCTACCAAAAACGTGTAACGCATGGTGAGAATTGGATCGCTATTAACGGAAAAAAAATACCCGTGTTGAGTGAACGTGATCCCTCAAAACTCCCTTGGAAGAAGATGAAGGTGGATGTTGTATTGGAATGTACGGGATTTTTTACCACACAAGAATCGGCAGGCGCACATGTAAAAGCAGGCGCCAAAGGCGTGATTATTAGCGCACCATCAAAGGGCGGAGATGTCCCAACGTATGTAAAAGGTGTTAATCACGAGGGGTTAAAAGGAGAGACGGCAACCGTGATTGACAATGCATCTTGTACCACTAATTGCACCGCACCGGTGATGGCGATTTTAGAAGAAGCATTTGGTGTGGAGAAAGCGATGATGTCTACAATTCACGCGTACACATCAACGCAAGTTTTGCAGGACGGACCCTCCAAGGATCCTCGACGTGCGCGCGCGGCGGCGGCTAACATTGTGCCAACATCCACAGGCGCGGCGATTGCGGTCACAGAGGCAATCCCAGAGCTTAAAGATCGATTTGATGGCATGGCGTTCCGTGTACCAGTGATTGATGGATCAGTAACGGATTTTACGGTTATTTTGAAGAAAAACGTCACGGCGGCACAAGTGAATGCGGCATTAAAACGTGCGTCAAAACTTCCACGTTGGAAGGGTGTTTTGGAAGTCACCGACGAGCCGCTGGTAAGCTCTGATATTATTGGAAACCCCGCGTCGTCAATTGTGAACTCAGATTTGACGATGGTGGTAGATGGAGACATGGTGAAGGTTGTGGCGTGGTACGACAACGAATGGGGATACTCAACACGTCTTGCGGAGATGGCGGTCTTATACGGTAAGACACGTTAACATGGAATCGGTCCCGCTCATGGGTGGTATTGGTTGGGAGGTCTTTGACCTGATCATCTTTGGGTTTCTTGTTGGGACGGGTGTGCTTGTTGCAGAACTTACGGCGCGTGCTCGGTTTCGGGGTTGGCATTGGTGGCGTATTTCGGTTGTTGTGTTGTTGCTCATGTCTTGGCTGACGGTCTTTTACGGATCGTTCATTGAGCCACACATTTTGCGTACGCACGAACAGTATATTGATATTGCAAAAGGAAACGCGGATCGAGATGTTCGCGTGATCGTATTTGCCGATCCGCATGCCGGCCCATACAAACACGAGGCATGGGCACAGAAAGTAGTGGATCAGATCAATGCGATTGACGCAGAAGTCGTTTTGATTATTGGTGACTATGTGTTTAATGCGACGGAGCAGGTGGAGATGCTGGCGCCCTACAGTCAAATCAACAAGCCCGTGTATGCGGTGTTGGGGAACCACGACCAGGAGTTTGCCGACGCAAATCAGGTTGCAGCGGCGATGGGATCATACGGGATTCACATGTTGCGTAACGCTTCGGAACCGTTTGTGTTTGAGAGTGGTGCTGTGGTGAATTTTGTGGGGATTGATGATGTGTGGTTTACGCCGGATCCGATCAAAGCACTTGGAGAAGCTCAACCGGATCAACCGACGATCATGTTGGCACACAACCCCGATTACATTTTGGACCCAACGTCGGATCAGGCAGATTTGGTGATCTCGGGTCATACACATTGTGGACAGATTCGTTTACCATGGTTGGGACCTGTGCCGCCGTTACCGACGGTGCTGGGCCGTGGCTGGGATTGTGGTCTGTACTCGTATGACGGAGGCCAGCTCTGGATTACGCCGGGTGTTGGAGAGACAGGACCGCGGGCGCGGCTGTTTAATCCTCCAACGATTGATATACTTACTCTTCATTTATAGCGATATGCGTTTACCAAACGTACAACGTATCAGTTTCTTCGTGCTTCGTGTTGTTTCTGGTTTATTGTTTTTTGCTTCAGGCCTTGGAAAAATTCTCACGGATTGGTCGGCGACTGGTTATTTGAATGCGGCTAGCGGTCCATTTGCAGGATTCTTTCAATCCATGGCGGGTAGCCCCGTGGTGGACGCATTAAATTCCTGGGGGATGTTGCTCATTGGGGTTGCATTGATCATTGGGTTTGGAACACGAATCGCGCTGTTTTTTGCAGCTCTGTTGATGGTGCTCTATTACTTTGCCCAGTTTGAGGCAAATACCGCGCATGGTCTGATCGACGAACACGTGATGTATTTCGTTGCGTTTTTTGTGATGGCGGCACATTCTGTTGGAGCTGTTTGGGGAGTCGATGCATGGGTCATGAGGCAAAAATGGTTTAAGAAAACGCCTTGGCTCGCCTACCTTATTGGATAATGTCTGTACGTACAGTTAATTTTGCGTCTCTGTCTGGAAAACGTGTTTTGTTGCGTGTTGATTTGGATTTGCCTGTAGAGCAAGGAGTTGTGCCACCAGGGCTTGTTCGATTTGATTCGGCTCTTGCGACGATTCAGCAACTTCAAGCGGCAGGTGCTCGCGTGATTGTCATGGGACATCGTGGGCGACCAGAGGGTGTGGATCTGGAGATGAGCATTTTGCCGATTGCGCAGGCGCTCATGGTGAAGCTACCAAAAGAATCTGCGCGATTTGTGGCTATGGGAGATCAAAAAGATCTTGTGGCTGCAACACAGGTGATGGCCAAAGGGGATGTCTTAATTTTAGAGAATCTCCGGTTTCATCCAGGTGAGCAGAAAAATGATCCTACCTTTGCAAAGCAACTCGCCGCACTTGGGGACGTGTATATGGATGATGCATTTGGGAATTGTCACAGAGATCATGCGAGTATGACAGGTATTACGCAGTTTTTGGAGAGCTTTGCGGGGCCAACGATCGTACGTGAATTGGAGGCATTAGAGCCTGTTCGATCTGTAAAAACGCATCCGTACGTGGCGATTGTTGGTGGAAAGAAAATAGCATCAAAGCTGCATGCGCTCACCGCATTGCTGAAAGAGGCGGACGTTGTATTTGTAGGTGGATCAATTGCGACGACGTTTTTTGTGGCACAAGGATTGAATGTCGGTGCGTCGTTATATGTACCGGAAGACGTTGCATTGGCGGAGTTACTGTTGCAGCACACGTCTTTACGGTTGCCGGTGGACGTTGTCGTAAAAAAGCCGGACGGAACGTATGCGGGGATTTTATTGGAGGCGATCGAACCTACAGATGTGATTGTGGATCTAGGATCCGAATCTGTTTTGCGCATGCGTACGGAATTAGAAAAAGCCAAGATGATTTTATGGAACGGTCCTGTGGGTATTATTGAGGAGCCAGCGTCACGCGTTGGATCCGATGCGATTGCGCACCTTGTCGCAGAATTTGCACGCGGCGCTGTATATGGCGTGGTTGGTGGAGGGAACACCGTTGGGTTACTGGAGGAGTTACGGCTTACGGATTTTATCGATCATGTCTCAACAGGCGGCGGAGCTATGTTAGAATATGTGGGAGGGCAAACATTGCCTGCGCTTGAAGTACTTAAGGAGGAAACCTATGTCAGACAAAATTGATCAAATTCACGCTCACGAAATTCTTGATTCACGAGGGAACCCCACGGTGGCGGTTTCCGTTTTGACGCGTAACGGGGTGCTTGGAACCGCGAGTGTGCCATCGGGTGCGTCGACCGGTTCTCATGAAGCTTGGGAATTACGTGATGGAGATCCAAAACGTTACGGAGGAAAAGGGGTTAAGAAAGCGTGTCGTAATGTAAACATGCGTATTGCTCCTAAGCTACGCGGGATGCGCGTTACGGATCAACGAGGAATTGATGATCTCATGATTCAATTGGATGGAACCGTAAACAAAAAACGGTTGGGGGCCAATGCCATTTTGGGCGTGTCGTTGGCCGTGGCACATGCGGCGGCAAAAACGAAGCATATGCCTTTGTATGCGTACTTGCGTTGGACGTTCGATATATTAGAGGAAAAATGGAAGATGCCCGTGCCGCTTATGAATATCTTGAACGGCGGGTCGCACGCAGATACGAATTTGGATATTCAGGAATTTATCGTAGCGCCAACGGGGATTCGGTCGTTTCGAGAACGTGTGCGTGCAGGATCGGAAATTTTTCATGCACTAGGAGATATTTTGCATGCAGCCGGATTGGACACGGATGTGGGAAATGAAGGTGGCTATGCGCCAAACCTTGGCAAGACTGAGGATGCGCTTATTTACATCATGAAGGCCATTAAAAAGGCGGGCTATGTTCCAGGTAAACAGATTCGCCTTGGATTGGATGTGGCGGCAAACGAGTTTTACAATGAGAAAAAAGATCGATACGTGATGCGTACCGATAAACGGAAAATGACGGATGAGCAGATGATTGATCTCATTGAGGAATGGGTAGATAAATATCCGTTTGTCTCTATCGAGGATGGATTACAAGAGGATAAATGGGAAGCATGGGAAGAATTGACGCGTCGTCTTGGCAAAAAAGTCTATCTGATTGGCGATGACTTGTTTGTAACAAATGCCGATAGGCTGCAGACGGGAATTGATCGCCAGGTCGCCAACGCGATTCTTATTAAGTTTAATCAAATTGGCACGTTATCGGAAACCATTCAAACGATTCAGCTCGCGCAAGCCAATAAATACAAAGTGATTATTTCTCATCGATCTGGTGAGACAACGGACACTACACTTGCGGATTTGGCAGTTGCGGTGAACGCGGATTTTGTGAAAACGGGTGCGCCTTCTCGATCCGAGCGATTGGTAAAATACAACCGACTCATGGAGATTGAAGAGGAACTCTTGCACAAGAAATAAAACATGCCAGAAGAAGCTACAACGCGTCCAAAACCGGTCGTCCTGTTGATTCTGGATGGGTTTGGAATTGCGCCAGACGATCAAGGAAACGCGATTTCTCAAGCACATACACCTGTTATGGATAGTCTCGTGGCGACCTATCCGGCGATGCCAATCCGGGCTTCTGGTGAGGCGGTTGGATTGCAATGGGGTTCGATGGGAAACTCCGAGGTCGGTCACCTTACGATGGGTGCAGGACGCGTGTACTATCAGTCGCTTCCGCGGATCGATCTTGCCATTGAGACGGGTGATTTTTTTACAAATCCGACATTGCTCAAGATGATCGAAACGGTAAAATTGTCCGGAGGAACACTTCATGTGGTTGGGTTGTTGTCGGAGGGAGGTGTACACGCGCATAGTCGACATTGTTATGCGATTTTGGAACTAGCAAAAAAATTAGGACTCACGAAGGTTGCCGTGCACGTTATATTAGATGGGCGCGACACTCTTTACAACGCCGGTTATCATGCGGTTGAGTTGTTGCAGGAAAAAATACAAGAGATTGGCGTTGGGGAGATTGCGAGTGTTAGCGGGCGTTTCTATTCCATGGATCGTGATAATAAATGGGACCGTACGGAGAAGGGGTATCGTGCCATGGCGGAAGGCGTGGGTGTTGAGGCGACAGACCCGCTATTGGCGATCAAAGAAAGTTACGCACGTGAGGTTTATGATGAAGAGTTCGTTCCAACGGTCATTGTTAATAAAGGGAAACCTGTTGCAACCGTGCAGGAAGGCGATGTAATCTTTTTTTACAATTATCGACCAGACAGGGCGCGTCAACTCACGCGCGCATTTGTCTTACCGACGTTTGATGGATTCTCACGGGATTATAATAATGGCGTTCTTGTGACAACAATGATGGAATATGAAAAAGGATTGCCTGTGGAGGTTGCTTATCCGCCAGAAGTGATTGCAAAGGGACTCTCGGAAATTTTGTCCAACACGGGATTGAAACAGCTTCATATTGCAGAAACAGAAAAATACGCTCACGTCACGTTTTTCTTTAACGGAACGCGTGAGAATCCGTTTCCAGGTGAAGAGCGTGTTGTCATTCCGTCTCCGCGCGTAGCCTCCTACGACGAGACGCCGGCAATGAGTGTAGTGGGGGTAACGGATCGGATCGTAAAAGAGATAAAAGCGGGGACGTTTGATGTGATTATTGCCAACTTTGCGAACGTGGATATGGTGGGACATACGGGAAATTTTGAGGCGACAAAGCTAGCGGTTGAATCGGTGGATGTGGCTGTGGGGAGAGTTGTAGAAGCGGTATTAGCAAAAAATGGTGTCGTGGTAATTACGGCAGACCATGGAAACGCCGAGGAGATGTCCAACCTCACAACGGCGCAAATGGACAAGGAACACAGTACAAATCCAATTCCATTGATTATTATTGGGAACGCGTATGCAGGTCAGCCGTCTGTGGTTGGGGATGTACCAAATAATGATTTGAGCCTTGTGTCGCCCGTGGGAATGATTGCCGATGTGGCACCAACGATGCTCCATATTTTAGGCATTCCAAAACCGCAAAGTATGACCGGGGAATCGCTGATTGTATGATTCAAGAGTTGGATCACCGGTTGAGTCGCGCGTTGTTTTTTGGTGCTAAGCAATCTTCGAGCAGGAGAGCTGTTACGATCTTTTTAGCTCGTTGGTTAATTATAATCATGGGTGCTCTCGTCGTCCTACTTACATTTTTAGACGTGCGTCGCGTGGCTCTTCTTGCGTTGGCGCTTGCGTTTGGATGGATCGTCAATAGTTTGTTAGGGAAATTCTATACACGCAAGCGTCCCTATACAACGCACGGGTACAAGGCACTAATTCATACATGGTTGTTGGGTGGATCGTTTCCGTCGGATCATGCCATGATGGCGGCTATTTTTGGATCGATCTTATTTTTGTTGGGAGGATGGTGGTTATGGATGGCGCCGCTGCTGATTGGTGGCGTGATGATTGGTCGCGTGATGGCAGGGGTTCATTATCCAAGTGATGTCATTACTGGATCAATTATTGGATGTTTGAGTGTGTTTGGAGCGTATTTCTTGATCTTCTTGTAGCTCTCACGTAAGCTCTACACAGGCATGTCGCCTTGGAGGTGGAATGATGGACTACGACCCGCAATGGGAAGAGGTATCGTTTCAGGAATGGGCGATGCGCTTAGCATGTGAGTTCAAGATCGCTGGTGCGGATCTGACTGCGCGTGTGTCGCAGTTTTTTGATTCCAACGGTCAGGCGTTTGAAGCGCTTATTGACACGCCGCGGATGCAGCGTCTTAGTGGGCGGCGGCAGTTTGGAGAGCGTCGGTATCGCGTAGAGGATTCGGGTGCGAGCCTATTGGCGCGACCGTTCCCTCATACACGCCTGACGCATGTGCAGCAGGTGGCTGCGCACGTACTCCCTGCTGGTCTCTGGTTGTCCTTGTGTGATAGGGATCTCAAGACGCTCGTGTGCGCAGCGTTGCTTCACGACGTGGACCACCCGGTATTTTCCCACACGGGAGATCGGTGGTTGATGCGTGAGCTGCGACTTGCGGATCACGAGGAACGTGCGTGCCAGACGGTGTGCACGGACGTGGAAATTAGATCTGCGTTGCGTCAACTGGATGTTCGTCCGGAAGATGTTGCCTCAGTGATTCGCGAGCAAGGGACGCTGGGACGTATCTTGTCACTCGTGGACACGTTGGCCTACGTGCAGTTGGACGGAAGGATCATGGGGCTCGTACGACCGCGAAATCTGCGGTTTGGTGTGGATGTGCTCATGAATCTCGTGGCGGTGTGCGACAGTGGGTTTACGGTGAAGCGGATCGAGCCAATGCAGGATGTGCTCAACCTGCGACATAGGCTTTTTGACACGCTATACAACAACGTTCCCAGCCGTGCGGGGAACCTCGTGGCAGAGCTCCTTCTGAGTGCCGGGCATGCTCAGGGTCTGGTTACGGAGTTGGACGTACGGTTCTTGTCGTGTACGACGATGGAACAGCGGATGCGTGCAGAGCTTGCCGGACAAACCGAGTGGCTACAATCGGCGATCGATATCCTCCTTTGCGGATGGAATGCTGCCGGACCGTGGAAGGTGACGCTTGTACAGACAGAGGCGGAAGTCACTGATTTGCGAGCAGATCACCAACATACTCTTGTGAGTCCGCCTATGAATACGCGCTCCAAAACCTATGTGTGCTGGGTCACAGGAGATGCAGTGCAGGAACTGACGGCGCATGGAGCGATCTCTGGGTCGCGAACACAGTACCTGGTGCTTACGTATGAGGGCGTCTAACGGCGCCCCCTCATTATTAAAATCGTGTATACTCTGTATGTGAACACAAAATGTTACATGAATATCATTATTTTTGCGGGAGGGGCCGGAACGCGTCTGTGGCCATTGAGTCGTACCGCCACGCCTAAGCAATTTGCGCCATTTTTTGAAGGAAAATCAACATTACAGCTGGCGATTGATCGCGTGCGAACGTTTGGGTTTGATCACATTTATATTTCTACAAATGCGGCATATGTGGAGCTTGTGCAACAACAGGTCCCAGAATTAGACTTGTCACACATTTTCTCTGAGCCGGCAAAGCGAGATTTAACGGCGGCGATTGGATTAGCCCTAGTTCGATTAAAAAAGCAGGGCGTGAGCGGTATTATTGGAATGCTCTGGGCGGATCACCTCATTGATCGCCCGGAGGTGTTTAGAGAAGCACTCAAAACGGCAGATGCACTCGTGCAAGAATCACCAGAACGGCTGGTTTTTATCGGGGAGCGACCGAGGTTTGCCAATCACAACCTGGGATGGATTCATGTGGGGCCAGAGCAAACGCCGGGTGCACGCGCCTTTTTGGGATGGAAGTATCGTCCCGAGCTAGAGGTATGTCAGACCATGCTCACCTCGGGGGAGTGGCTGTGGAATCCTGGATATTTTGTGTATGACATGGATGCCATTCTCAATATCTACAAGGAGCAGCAACTAGAAATGATTGAGGCACTCCAAGAGATGGTAGGGGATGAGGAGAAAATCGCAACCATGTATCCGTTGTTGCCGGCGATTCATTTTGACAATGCGATTGCCGAACATGTGGACCCGACGCAGGCGATTGTACTGTCGGTCGACATGGGGTGGAGCGATCCGGGAACGTTGTATGCCATGAAGGAAGCGCTGGCGGAGCGCGAGGAGATGAACGTTACGGAGGGTGCGGTGCTCACGCAGGATTCACGCGACTGTTTTGTGTATAATCAGGTGGACGGTCAACTCGTCACGACTGTTGGATTGGATGGAATTATGATCGTGAATACGGAGGATAGTATCCTTGTATGTCACCGGGACGCCGTGCCGCAAATTAAAGATCTATTGAATCGTATGAAAACGGAAGGGTATGAGGGACGACTATAGGAAAAAATCTAACTTTGGACGGGTCGTTGCACTCATTGTTGTGCTTGGGATGTTATGGTTGGGGGTAATAACGATTCAAGGTGTGGGGTCGATCTATTTTGGTACGCCGGATGAGAACGCAACGGCAGTGATCATTGATGTGACTCCTGGCTCATCTGTGAACACGATTATCGATCAACTTGTAAGCGAGGGACTGCTCAATACACCGTTTTGGTTCAAAGTTTATGGTCGACTTGCAGGGAAAGCACAGTCGTTACAAGCGGGGAATTTTGAAATTTATCCCGGAACAAATATTCGAGAACTATATGAGATTCTCGTAGACGCACATGTGGCCGAGCGTAAGGTGACCATTTTGGAAGGGTGGACGTTAAGGGATTTGGATGCCATGTTAGTGGAGCGAGGGATTGCGCAAGAAGATGAAGTAATGCAGTTAGCGAAAGACGCTACAATACGAGCGGATTATCCATTTTTGAATCAAATCCCGCGTGGATTGGATTTGGAAGGATATGTATTCCCGGAAACCTATCGCGTGTTTGCCAATGCCAACGCAGAGGACGTCTTGCGAAAGGCACTCGACACGTTCCAGGAGCGCATTGTGGACGCAAAGGCAGGCTCCATACAAAAAAATACACGATCCCTTTTTGAGATCGTGACGATTGCTTCAATTTTAGAACGAGAAGTGCGACGGCCAGAGGATATGCGACTGGTAGCGGATTTGATCGAACGTCGATTGGCGCTGGGAATGCCATTACAAATGGATTCCACGGTTAATTATGCAACGGGTAAGAGTGATCCTGGTGTTACGTTCGTAGATCGCGACACGCCATCACCTTACAACACGTATTTAAATCCTGGTTTGCCGGTGGGACCCATTAGCAACCCGAGTGAGGAGGCGATTGATGCGGTGCTTAGCCCCACGCCAAACGACTATTTGTATTTCTTGACGACGCCTGAGGGGGAGGTGGTCTATGCACGCACACATGACGAGCATTTAAGAAATCGTGTCCGGTATTTATAAAAATGTTCCCCCGCACCAGTGATGGCGCGGGGGTCTTGTTGTTC
It includes:
- the rpsB gene encoding 30S ribosomal protein S2, with translation MSTKLPTMEELLQAGAHFGHLASRWHPKMGEFIFGKRQGVHIIDLEKTLEQLEKVTGYVEQLVANNGNILFLGTKAQTKGYVREAADRCGMPYVTERWLGGTLTNFVEISKLIKRYHMLKRMFETGEMQKKYSKREQLTFEREIADLEIRIGGLKTLDKEPDAIAVFDVRSEMTAIKEANRKGIPVVAICDTNVNPLVVQHVIPANDDAIKSIEMMTDLIAAAVLEGKKNRIVPQKAAPVIAKAAIK
- the tsf gene encoding translation elongation factor Ts; protein product: MAIDAKTVAELRERTGAGMMVVKKALEEANGDTDKAIEILKEKGAAKAAKRAGRSTSEGLIYSYIHGNGKLGVMLELQCETDFVALNEQFAELARQLAMHIAASDPQYLDVESVPVEVMEKAKADFAKEADGKPAEVVAKIVEGKIAKWLGEQVLLNQEFVMDEEKTIQQVITDAIAKIGENIRVSRFARFNIEGGMNACEAAPFTPEPEEE
- the gap gene encoding type I glyceraldehyde-3-phosphate dehydrogenase, whose product is MPNIAINGFGRIGRNTLKVGLGKPGFTVVAINDLTSPAILAALLQNDTVHGRYQKRVTHGENWIAINGKKIPVLSERDPSKLPWKKMKVDVVLECTGFFTTQESAGAHVKAGAKGVIISAPSKGGDVPTYVKGVNHEGLKGETATVIDNASCTTNCTAPVMAILEEAFGVEKAMMSTIHAYTSTQVLQDGPSKDPRRARAAAANIVPTSTGAAIAVTEAIPELKDRFDGMAFRVPVIDGSVTDFTVILKKNVTAAQVNAALKRASKLPRWKGVLEVTDEPLVSSDIIGNPASSIVNSDLTMVVDGDMVKVVAWYDNEWGYSTRLAEMAVLYGKTR
- the pgk gene encoding phosphoglycerate kinase, which translates into the protein MSVRTVNFASLSGKRVLLRVDLDLPVEQGVVPPGLVRFDSALATIQQLQAAGARVIVMGHRGRPEGVDLEMSILPIAQALMVKLPKESARFVAMGDQKDLVAATQVMAKGDVLILENLRFHPGEQKNDPTFAKQLAALGDVYMDDAFGNCHRDHASMTGITQFLESFAGPTIVRELEALEPVRSVKTHPYVAIVGGKKIASKLHALTALLKEADVVFVGGSIATTFFVAQGLNVGASLYVPEDVALAELLLQHTSLRLPVDVVVKKPDGTYAGILLEAIEPTDVIVDLGSESVLRMRTELEKAKMILWNGPVGIIEEPASRVGSDAIAHLVAEFARGAVYGVVGGGNTVGLLEELRLTDFIDHVSTGGGAMLEYVGGQTLPALEVLKEETYVRQN
- a CDS encoding phosphopyruvate hydratase, encoding MSDKIDQIHAHEILDSRGNPTVAVSVLTRNGVLGTASVPSGASTGSHEAWELRDGDPKRYGGKGVKKACRNVNMRIAPKLRGMRVTDQRGIDDLMIQLDGTVNKKRLGANAILGVSLAVAHAAAKTKHMPLYAYLRWTFDILEEKWKMPVPLMNILNGGSHADTNLDIQEFIVAPTGIRSFRERVRAGSEIFHALGDILHAAGLDTDVGNEGGYAPNLGKTEDALIYIMKAIKKAGYVPGKQIRLGLDVAANEFYNEKKDRYVMRTDKRKMTDEQMIDLIEEWVDKYPFVSIEDGLQEDKWEAWEELTRRLGKKVYLIGDDLFVTNADRLQTGIDRQVANAILIKFNQIGTLSETIQTIQLAQANKYKVIISHRSGETTDTTLADLAVAVNADFVKTGAPSRSERLVKYNRLMEIEEELLHKK
- a CDS encoding phosphoglycerate mutase (2,3-diphosphoglycerate-independent) (catalyzes the interconversion of 2-phosphoglycerate and 3-phosphoglycerate) translates to MPEEATTRPKPVVLLILDGFGIAPDDQGNAISQAHTPVMDSLVATYPAMPIRASGEAVGLQWGSMGNSEVGHLTMGAGRVYYQSLPRIDLAIETGDFFTNPTLLKMIETVKLSGGTLHVVGLLSEGGVHAHSRHCYAILELAKKLGLTKVAVHVILDGRDTLYNAGYHAVELLQEKIQEIGVGEIASVSGRFYSMDRDNKWDRTEKGYRAMAEGVGVEATDPLLAIKESYAREVYDEEFVPTVIVNKGKPVATVQEGDVIFFYNYRPDRARQLTRAFVLPTFDGFSRDYNNGVLVTTMMEYEKGLPVEVAYPPEVIAKGLSEILSNTGLKQLHIAETEKYAHVTFFFNGTRENPFPGEERVVIPSPRVASYDETPAMSVVGVTDRIVKEIKAGTFDVIIANFANVDMVGHTGNFEATKLAVESVDVAVGRVVEAVLAKNGVVVITADHGNAEEMSNLTTAQMDKEHSTNPIPLIIIGNAYAGQPSVVGDVPNNDLSLVSPVGMIADVAPTMLHILGIPKPQSMTGESLIV